The Verrucomicrobiia bacterium genome includes a window with the following:
- a CDS encoding helix-turn-helix transcriptional regulator: MPSVAEQLRTAREARGLSVTEVADITKLKGDHVRALEEGNYDYFAAPVYIRGFVRTLGKLLKLDETALMNQLNAELAGTQNFNAPPKLTGQANGPVDKVLFLLSRLPWKLILPIVVLAVLVGVGIWAIRRNAEKKQDPLQDLGPGLYQGPKKSPGPTLPLPPPPTHQQQPQPPTQQPKKK; this comes from the coding sequence ATGCCGTCAGTTGCTGAACAGTTACGCACCGCTCGCGAAGCCCGTGGCCTTTCCGTCACGGAAGTAGCCGATATCACCAAGCTCAAGGGCGATCATGTGCGCGCCTTGGAAGAGGGAAATTACGATTACTTCGCCGCGCCGGTGTATATCCGTGGATTTGTGCGGACATTGGGCAAGTTGCTGAAGCTGGATGAGACGGCTCTGATGAACCAGCTCAATGCGGAACTGGCAGGCACGCAGAATTTCAATGCGCCACCGAAGCTGACCGGTCAGGCGAATGGACCGGTGGACAAGGTGCTCTTCCTGCTCTCTCGTTTGCCGTGGAAGCTTATCTTGCCGATCGTGGTCCTCGCCGTGCTGGTGGGCGTAGGCATCTGGGCGATCCGGCGGAACGCGGAGAAGAAGCAGGACCCGCTGCAAGATCTGGGACCGGGATTGTATCAGGGGCCGAAGAAATCGCCAGGACCGACACTGCCGTTGCCGCCTCCGCCGACACATCAGCAGCAACCGCAACCGCCTACGCAGCAGCCGAAGAAGAAGTGA
- a CDS encoding SMI1/KNR4 family protein, with protein MKDQISVTIAGHHTPLVLSSRGPIMSETDIVQFEAALRFTLPPDYREFLLRYNGGQPVVGVVNGRDDDPHTPYAYGDAVSIFLQLSNSREAVPEYHLKVEASDCLNLPPYALPIAEDDGGNCFVLELGPKSYCVRFVCHEHLEEPYEHHRIVADNFLDLLLRIRPVAEEEALKKAEALAVRLALAEGRFPAKLEKQCAAVSRKAPAIRSWIRVLTLRIFDAKGYFAIHDDEHSFALLDLAFWLYENARPEERATQWTEMATLIKSWWQEDDESFGLNGYAPGFLQDWWQHRLQSGLLVGNSELARLAAHASIDLMKKWQTLLVQEEN; from the coding sequence ATGAAGGACCAGATTTCAGTCACTATTGCTGGTCATCACACGCCTCTCGTTCTTTCTTCTCGCGGACCAATCATGTCGGAAACCGATATCGTTCAATTCGAGGCGGCGCTTCGCTTTACGCTTCCGCCTGACTATCGGGAATTTTTGTTGCGTTACAATGGTGGTCAACCTGTCGTTGGTGTGGTGAATGGGCGGGATGACGATCCCCATACACCCTATGCTTATGGAGATGCCGTAAGCATCTTTCTTCAGTTGTCGAATTCTCGGGAAGCGGTCCCTGAATATCATTTAAAAGTCGAAGCGAGCGATTGCTTAAATCTTCCCCCTTATGCTTTGCCGATTGCAGAAGATGATGGAGGCAATTGCTTCGTCTTGGAACTTGGGCCGAAATCTTACTGTGTCCGTTTCGTCTGCCATGAACATTTGGAAGAGCCCTATGAGCATCACCGAATTGTGGCTGATAATTTTTTGGATCTGCTATTGCGTATCAGGCCAGTAGCGGAGGAAGAGGCTCTGAAAAAAGCGGAAGCCTTGGCGGTACGTCTAGCGTTGGCGGAAGGCAGGTTTCCCGCCAAATTAGAAAAGCAATGTGCTGCCGTGAGTCGCAAAGCCCCGGCGATCCGTTCATGGATCAGGGTTCTGACTCTGCGAATATTCGATGCCAAAGGTTACTTTGCCATCCATGATGACGAGCATTCCTTTGCCCTGCTCGATCTGGCCTTCTGGCTATACGAAAATGCACGCCCTGAAGAGCGGGCGACTCAATGGACTGAAATGGCCACGCTCATCAAAAGTTGGTGGCAGGAGGACGATGAATCCTTTGGTCTGAACGGTTATGCTCCCGGCTTCTTGCAAGACTGGTGGCAGCATCGACTTCAAAGCGGCCTGTTAGTTGGCAACTCTGAGCTGGCAAGATTGGCGGCCCACGCTTCGATTGATCTGATGAAGAAATGGCAGACGCTTTTGGTGCAAGAGGAAAACTAG
- a CDS encoding c-type cytochrome — MRILKSLILSLTFLCCALSTRANVATGKAATPASNLTVPAGFKAELVRSALPVEGSWVCMTIDDKSRLIISPQDVLRRDGAGKVGEGGLLRMTLGSDGNVTLVERIELPVGSAMGLLYAFNSLYVSGEGADGTGLYRLTDTNQDDKYDKVEFLKRFEGTFRPNANGEHGPHAIVLGLDNHLYIINGNEVKPPSPLSLTSPHKNYDEDQLLPQLVWPANYTWANGPASGGYVVRTDKDGKEWTLIAGGLRNAYDLAFNRDGEMFTFDSDMDWDDGAPWYRPTRVNHLVSGGEYGWRKGSGKWPDHYPDSVRSTLDIGRSSPTGVKFGYDAAFPRNYRMALYLCDWAFGTIYAVQFTPSGASYKAKAEPFVTGRPLNVTDMEFGKDGAMYFITGGRGTQSGLYRVTYTEPVPKVLPKWGMPEQDGSKQRALRRELEALHGKADPKCIETLWPHLDSGDRTIRYAARIALEWQDPKLWQSRALSETNANAGLAALLALARTTTKDIQPDLLKALAKWPLDTLSEEQKLDKLRVIEVSFIRQGKPAEALRNLAIEKLGRQYPSASDAYNRELCSLLVYLEAPDVVEKTVKLLLSSKSQEEQIHYAFALRLMKPGWNDALRKQYFAWFPQAAANYHGSSKVLSFLADIRTDAVKTLSDVEQVSLKALVEAPLVTASIPVNIPTKDFVKEWKLEELVPHLDAVSRGRSFEKGKAAYLASQCVMCHRLGSIGGAVGPDITAAGSRYTRYDLLEAIVNPSKVVPDMFQNVTVFTRDGEDHTGRILSEDANKVVLQPNPLTPGKIEILKTNITKQERSKLSPMPEGLINVLTREEILDLLAYIESAGSQNYPSFQK, encoded by the coding sequence ATGCGTATCCTTAAGTCTCTCATCCTGTCGCTGACGTTCTTGTGCTGCGCCTTGTCCACCCGCGCCAACGTCGCCACCGGCAAAGCCGCCACGCCCGCTTCCAATCTAACAGTGCCTGCTGGCTTCAAAGCCGAACTCGTCCGCTCCGCCTTGCCCGTGGAAGGCTCATGGGTTTGCATGACCATTGATGACAAAAGCCGCCTCATCATCTCACCGCAAGACGTTCTGCGCCGCGATGGAGCAGGGAAGGTGGGGGAAGGCGGGCTGCTGCGCATGACGTTGGGTAGCGATGGCAACGTCACCCTCGTCGAACGCATCGAACTCCCCGTTGGCAGCGCGATGGGCCTGCTCTACGCCTTCAATAGCCTCTACGTCAGCGGTGAAGGCGCCGACGGCACCGGCCTCTATCGTCTCACCGATACGAATCAGGATGATAAATACGACAAGGTCGAATTCCTGAAACGCTTCGAAGGCACCTTCCGCCCCAATGCCAATGGTGAACATGGCCCGCACGCCATCGTGCTCGGCCTGGATAATCACCTCTACATCATCAATGGCAACGAAGTGAAACCACCATCACCGCTTAGCCTCACGTCTCCGCATAAGAACTATGATGAAGATCAATTGTTACCGCAGTTGGTCTGGCCCGCGAATTATACCTGGGCGAATGGCCCAGCGTCTGGTGGCTATGTGGTGCGCACGGATAAAGACGGCAAAGAGTGGACACTCATTGCCGGTGGCTTACGCAATGCCTACGACCTCGCCTTCAATCGCGATGGCGAGATGTTCACCTTTGATAGCGACATGGATTGGGACGATGGCGCGCCGTGGTATCGCCCCACGCGCGTGAATCATCTTGTCTCCGGCGGCGAATACGGCTGGCGCAAAGGCTCCGGCAAATGGCCCGATCATTATCCCGATAGTGTGCGCTCCACCTTGGACATCGGCCGCAGTTCACCCACTGGCGTGAAGTTCGGCTACGATGCCGCCTTCCCGCGCAATTACCGCATGGCGCTCTATCTCTGCGATTGGGCCTTCGGCACCATCTACGCCGTGCAATTCACGCCGAGCGGCGCGAGCTACAAGGCGAAAGCTGAACCCTTCGTCACCGGCCGTCCACTGAACGTCACGGATATGGAATTCGGCAAAGATGGCGCGATGTATTTCATCACTGGCGGACGCGGCACACAATCCGGTCTCTATCGTGTGACTTATACGGAGCCCGTTCCGAAAGTCCTGCCCAAGTGGGGCATGCCCGAACAAGATGGCAGCAAACAACGCGCGCTCCGTCGCGAGCTCGAAGCCCTCCATGGTAAGGCTGATCCGAAATGCATTGAGACCCTCTGGCCGCATCTGGATAGCGGTGATCGCACCATCCGCTACGCCGCCCGCATCGCCCTCGAATGGCAGGATCCGAAACTATGGCAATCGCGTGCGCTGAGTGAAACCAATGCGAACGCCGGTCTCGCCGCCTTGCTCGCACTCGCCCGCACTACGACGAAAGACATTCAACCCGATTTGCTGAAAGCCCTCGCCAAGTGGCCGCTCGATACGCTCAGCGAAGAACAGAAGCTGGATAAACTACGCGTCATCGAAGTGAGTTTCATCCGCCAGGGCAAACCCGCTGAAGCACTGCGCAATCTCGCCATCGAAAAACTCGGTCGCCAATATCCTTCCGCCAGCGATGCTTATAATCGTGAACTCTGCAGCCTGCTCGTTTATCTCGAAGCACCCGATGTGGTGGAGAAAACCGTGAAGCTGCTACTCTCCTCTAAATCACAAGAAGAACAGATTCACTACGCCTTCGCGCTGCGCTTGATGAAGCCGGGTTGGAATGACGCGCTACGCAAACAATACTTCGCCTGGTTCCCGCAAGCCGCTGCGAACTATCACGGCAGCAGCAAAGTCCTCAGCTTCCTCGCCGACATCCGCACCGATGCCGTGAAGACCTTGAGCGATGTCGAACAAGTTTCCCTGAAAGCATTAGTGGAAGCACCACTCGTCACTGCTTCAATTCCCGTCAATATTCCCACAAAAGATTTTGTGAAAGAATGGAAGCTCGAAGAGCTCGTACCGCATCTCGATGCGGTTTCGCGTGGACGCTCATTTGAAAAAGGGAAAGCCGCGTATCTCGCCTCGCAATGCGTCATGTGTCATCGCCTCGGAAGCATCGGTGGGGCAGTGGGACCAGACATCACTGCGGCAGGCAGCCGTTACACGCGCTACGATCTGCTGGAAGCGATTGTGAATCCTTCGAAAGTAGTTCCCGATATGTTCCAGAACGTCACCGTATTCACGCGCGATGGTGAAGATCACACAGGCCGTATTCTTTCTGAAGATGCGAACAAAGTCGTGTTGCAACCGAATCCACTCACTCCGGGAAAAATTGAAATCCTCAAAACGAACATCACGAAACAGGAACGCTCAAAACTTTCACCGATGCCGGAAGGACTCATCAACGTCCTCACGCGCGAAGAAATTCTCGATCTGCTTGCCTACATCGAGAGTGCTGGCAGTCAGAACTATCCCTCGTTTCAGAAGTGA
- a CDS encoding nuclear transport factor 2 family protein, which produces MKTADEQIRACYAAYENKDRAAIEALLTDDFTFSSPLDDNIDRQTYFKRCWPNSEHLDKFHILQLFTQGPYAFVRYECQPKGQPKFQNTEFFTLEGDKIKHVDVYFGSETAESAAEEEIRSVVEAWAEGIRQKNVEAVAIHFAPDHVAFYLAPPLVADEPIRQNLADWFATFTGPIGYEIRDLKIVTSGDLACCYSLNHLTGTKTDGQKPDVWFRETLCLRKIKGKWRIIHAHESVPFYMDGSYKAAVDLKPNS; this is translated from the coding sequence ATGAAAACCGCTGACGAACAGATCCGCGCCTGCTACGCCGCCTACGAGAACAAAGACCGCGCCGCTATCGAAGCGCTCCTCACCGATGACTTTACCTTCAGCAGCCCACTCGATGACAACATTGATCGCCAGACCTATTTCAAGCGCTGTTGGCCGAACAGCGAGCACTTGGACAAATTTCACATTCTGCAGCTCTTCACTCAAGGCCCGTATGCGTTCGTCCGCTACGAATGCCAGCCCAAAGGTCAGCCCAAATTCCAGAACACCGAGTTCTTCACCCTCGAAGGCGATAAGATCAAACACGTGGACGTCTACTTCGGTTCCGAGACCGCGGAGTCTGCTGCCGAGGAAGAAATCCGTTCCGTAGTCGAAGCTTGGGCCGAAGGCATCCGCCAGAAAAACGTCGAAGCCGTCGCGATCCACTTCGCGCCTGACCACGTCGCCTTCTACCTTGCTCCACCTTTAGTAGCCGATGAACCCATACGCCAAAATCTCGCTGACTGGTTCGCCACCTTTACCGGCCCCATCGGTTATGAGATCCGCGATCTCAAGATCGTGACCAGTGGCGACCTCGCGTGTTGCTACAGTCTCAATCACCTCACCGGTACCAAGACCGATGGCCAAAAACCAGATGTCTGGTTCCGCGAAACCCTCTGCCTCCGTAAAATCAAAGGCAAATGGCGCATCATCCACGCGCACGAATCTGTTCCTTTTTACATGGATGGCAGCTACAAAGCCGCTGTCGATCTGAAGCCCAATTCCTGA
- a CDS encoding Gfo/Idh/MocA family oxidoreductase, with translation MNHHLTSRRRFLKGLAVTSAAVSTLGFPAITRAASPMKRLNLAGVGVGGKGAGDIRETSVNNNVVAICDVDDRTLQSAAKSYPGAKTYHDWRKLLEQKDIEGVTISTPDHMHAPVALAAMELGKHVYVQKPLSHTIYESRVLTEAARKYKIVSQMGNQNHSHTGYRSLVKAVQTGVIGKVKEAHAWSNRPIWPQGGERPTGSDPVPDYLKWDLWLGVAKDRPYVGAREIEKDGKKQAVKAPYHSFNWRGFVDFGVGALGDMGCHIIDPVFWSLDLDAPTLVWYEGEKCNGEMFPSSEVIHYKFKKTKFTKGDITMTWYDGGKKPALELAPLPEGEKLTDNGCLLIGEKGTLLCPHGGKPRLLGKDAQDVKLEEVPGDNHYQQWTEACKGEGMATGSFDYSGPLTETVLLGTVAIYFPNQKLEWNSKKMEFKKNKEADAHVHHKYRAGWEMKGLTRKG, from the coding sequence ATGAATCATCATCTGACATCTCGTCGTCGTTTTCTCAAAGGTTTGGCGGTCACTTCTGCTGCCGTGAGCACGCTGGGTTTTCCGGCGATCACGCGGGCGGCTTCACCGATGAAGCGGTTGAACCTGGCAGGCGTGGGCGTGGGCGGGAAAGGCGCGGGTGATATCCGCGAGACGAGTGTGAACAATAATGTGGTGGCGATCTGTGATGTGGATGATCGCACGCTGCAAAGCGCGGCGAAGTCTTATCCCGGTGCGAAGACGTATCACGACTGGCGGAAGTTGCTGGAGCAAAAAGATATCGAGGGTGTGACGATCTCCACGCCGGATCATATGCATGCGCCGGTGGCTCTGGCTGCGATGGAGCTGGGCAAGCATGTGTATGTGCAGAAACCGCTCTCGCACACGATCTATGAATCTCGCGTACTCACGGAGGCGGCGCGGAAATACAAGATCGTCTCCCAGATGGGGAATCAGAATCACAGTCACACAGGGTATCGCTCACTCGTCAAAGCAGTGCAGACGGGTGTAATTGGCAAGGTGAAGGAGGCGCATGCGTGGTCGAACCGGCCGATCTGGCCACAGGGTGGCGAGCGGCCGACGGGTTCCGATCCGGTGCCGGATTATCTGAAGTGGGATCTGTGGCTGGGCGTGGCGAAGGATCGTCCATATGTGGGAGCGCGGGAGATCGAGAAGGATGGGAAGAAGCAGGCAGTGAAGGCGCCGTATCACTCTTTCAACTGGCGCGGGTTTGTGGATTTCGGCGTGGGGGCATTGGGTGACATGGGGTGCCATATCATCGATCCGGTATTCTGGAGTCTTGATCTCGATGCGCCGACGCTCGTGTGGTATGAGGGCGAGAAGTGCAATGGCGAGATGTTCCCGAGCAGCGAGGTGATCCATTATAAATTTAAGAAAACGAAGTTCACAAAGGGTGATATCACGATGACGTGGTATGATGGCGGGAAGAAGCCCGCGCTGGAACTGGCACCATTGCCAGAGGGTGAGAAGCTGACAGATAACGGCTGTTTGTTAATCGGCGAGAAAGGCACCCTGCTCTGCCCGCATGGCGGCAAGCCGCGTCTGCTGGGCAAGGATGCGCAGGACGTGAAGCTGGAGGAGGTGCCGGGTGATAATCATTATCAGCAGTGGACGGAGGCGTGCAAAGGTGAAGGGATGGCGACGGGGAGTTTTGATTATTCTGGTCCGCTGACGGAGACAGTTCTGCTCGGGACGGTGGCGATCTATTTCCCGAACCAGAAGCTGGAGTGGAACTCGAAGAAGATGGAGTTCAAGAAGAACAAGGAAGCGGATGCACATGTGCATCATAAGTATCGTGCGGGTTGGGAGATGAAGGGGCTGACGAGGAAGGGATGA